The genomic stretch TGACGTGCTCGGTGAAAAAGATCGGCTTATCCAGGTGATGGTAAATCTGCTTTCCAATGCCATCAAATTCTCGTCTAAGGGAAACAGCGTTCAGATAGCCGTGAGCACAGAAGGCACTATTGCCCAGGTGCGCGTAACGGACCATGGTCGCGGCATTCCAGCAAACAATATCGATATAATTTTCGAACGCTTCAAACAAAGTCAAGCCAGCGACGGCAAGCGAGGCAAAGGGACCGGTCTCGGGTTGGCTATCTGCAAAGCGATTATAGAGGCGCATAAGGGCACCATTGGTGTAGAAAGCAAGGAAGGCGAAGGCAGCACCTTCTGGTTCAAGCTGCCGCTTTATCAGGATCCGGAGGATCTGCGTACCGCAGCAGAAGCACAGGCACAGGGCGAAGCCGTTGCTAGCAGCGAAGACACTTCTTGCAGCGAAGATACTACTCGCGATGAAGACATTGCTCTGAAAGAAGAAGTTACAAACGCAGCTGATTCTTCTGTGCTACGTGACGAAGCGATTTTCCCGCACTCGGTATAGACACTTTTGTGCCGTCTGGCAATCTCATACTACCTCGCTGGTCGATAGTGGCAGAGCCTTTGCTGCCGAGCAAGACAATGGTGTTATCGGCGTATGTGATTATTCCAGTCAATTGACCGAGCTGTTCGAGTGTTGATACATTTACATTTTCACTTGCGTTTGCATATGTACTCGTATTTGCAGCAGCTTTCATATGATAGGCGAACGACGTCGGCTGGTTGCGGATATAAAAACTCGCTGCTCTGCGTGGCGCATGTTCATTGGAGACATTTACTCGCCGGTCAAGCACGTCTGACAGGATGTCAGCCATAGCAGCAGAGCGGGGATTGCTGGGCTTCTTGAACGGTGCTGTCGAGATCTGTCCATCACGTATATTTGATTGAGCTCGGAGCGCCTGGTTTGCGCTCGTTGAATTTGTTACGTTATAGTTCAAGGCACTATTTGACGCCTCTGGCACATTTGAGCCGGAAGAAGCATCGTGATAGTTCGGCACGCCAGACGGGGTTGCAGATGGAACGACGACGCGCAGATTCGTGCCGCTGCCATCGACAATAGGGGAGGCAACCAGTCCCCCTGAAACTTGAGCATCATAAGCAGCAGCGTTGCCTGGCGAGTTCGGCGTAAATAGCCCGACTGCGCCAGGACCAGACTGAGTCGGTCCGACGTTTCCCTGGGCCACGCCGCTATCAGAAACAGTGCCACCAGGAGCAATGGCACCTGTGACAATCGCACGAACAGGCCGCTCGGGCACCACATTCGACACCGTATCAGGCAACATCGCATTGTCTCGCCAGGCGCCGTAAGCATCTTTATGCACTTTATTGCCCATCTGGTTCGCTTGGGCATTTGGATCGCCCGACCAGGGAAAAGAATCGCTGCTGGCCGGATGCGATGGGGGTGGCAGCAAGATCAGAAGTAATAATATTCGCCACAACACGGCTTTCAAAGTAATCCCTCATCCAGTTTTGGGAGCTTTGACGGGCTGAGAAACGATTCCGTTCCGGTTTACTAAACCATCGCGTTTAGCGAAATGTCCGGCAATCCGATCGAGCGAACAAATGGTGCGAGTTCCTCGGCAGTTGTAAACACATATGAATCGATGCCGACCTGTCTGGCCCCTTCCACATTCATCTGTCTGTCGTCAAGGAACAACACCTCGGCTGGTTTCATATTGATCTGGTCCAGACAGTGCAAAAAAATATCCGCGGCTGGTTTAACAGATTTGACCTCACACGAATATGTGTAATGGCTGAATTCCGGCATCCAGTGCAGGTCACGTAGATACTCACGAATATCTGCAGGCATGTTAGACACAATTGCAGTGATCATTCCGCTTGTGCGCAGAGTCTCTGCCCAGCGGGCCATGACCAGATTGGGACGAGACCAACCGACATTGTCGAATTCAATTACCTGGCGCAACTGCTGCTCGGTAATTTCGCGCCCACCCTTCTGAGCGATACGAGTCCAGTACTCCCGTCCGTCGAAAGCACCGACATCATATTCGTCTCGTAACTGCCAGTAGTAGGTTTTGAAACGGCTCAGCTCAATGTCTAAACACTCAGCCATAGCTGCCACGTCAGACTCTAACTGGTTCAGGCAGAGCACATTTCCATAATCAAACAGAATCGCCTTGTAGCTAGCCATCACGCCCCCAAGCGACGAAGTCACAGCTCGTTATGATAACTGATCGGCGAACCTTACGGAATTACAGCGACTGCCTCAGCAGCACGCTTGACGTTTTCAAGCCGCTTATCAATTTTTTTCTTCGTTAACAAATCGATGACACCCTGCGAGTAAGCCAGTCCAGTATCCAGGTGCGAGGATAGCTCCAGAGTAGTTGAACGACCGTCCGGAGATGATGTTAATACCCAGCTTCCATTCAGAGCCTTAAACTTATCCGATTTAACCAGTTTGTAATCGATTCGCTCATTGGGTACTTCACGCTGAATCAACTGGCAAACAGCTGCTCCTACTACCGGCAAAGCGTTAAATTTCTGCTCAATCAGCGTCTGGTTGCCATGCTGTTCCAAAACTTTGCTGTATTCAAGGTCCGGGTCGTTTTGACGCTCAGTATGAACTGCCTCCCAAACAACCCTCGCTGGAGCATTAATACTAATTGAACCGGAGACGAGGTTTTCTTGCGCCAAAGCGGGAGTCGTAGAAAGTAATGCCAACGCCGCCAGAGCTACTGTTTTGCGCATAAACGCCCTCAATCTTCCGGAATTCACCTTTTTCAAGAGACGCCTACTTTTCTGCCATGTTCCTCAGTTATTTGGCGGGAGTGCATTTCGATACTTTCATATGTAGGCCGGTCTAGCTATCATTACTAGGTGAACCGGCAAAATTAGTATGAAATCGATCGTAAAAACTGATGACAAGGCTATAGGCGCTATTGCACCCGTGTCTACCGGGTTCCTTGGGTCCCTGAACCGCCTCTGGGTTCGGATACTCTTGTGCGGAGCAATTGCTCTGCCGGTTTCGTTTGTCATTGTCAATGCCGCCAATCCGCTCATCGTTCCACTCCTATCCGCCGGTCTGGCGCAAGAAATCGCATCCGAAATGGGTATGCAATCCGCCGGAAGCTTTCAAACACTGAAGATAATTTCGGCTCACAACCTGGCCTGGTGTTATGCCACTAATGGTAGTGGCACTGTGCTGCCGCGCACCAGGCCGTTTGCGCCGAACCTGCAAGAATACGAAGAAAAGTCACGCGAAGTCGTCGTCAACAATGCACGTTATTACGAGACCGTGCAGCGTATGAACGGAACCGAAGTTCTTCACATTGGTGTGCCATACGATCAAACCTGGGAGTCGTACGATTCGAGTGCATTTCTCTCCAATCTGCTCACTCCAATAAGATTTGGAATTGTGCTGGGAGCATTCGCTCTTGTGCTTTCAATCCTGCTGGCCTTAATCGAGTTGATTATCTCGCGCCCACTGACAGCGTTTACTAAAGCAATCGTGGCCGCCTCTGCCTCACCGAGCAAAGCCCGACATCTGAAAGCCCCCTCTGGAGCTCCAACTGAAATTACGCAGCTGGCGGTGGCGATTAAAGACTTCGCCATCTTGAATGACGTGTCGAGAGTAACCAAGAATCGAGCCGACGAAAAAGACAATGAACGCGCCAGGCGCGCTGAAGCACGCAGTGCGCAAACACCGTCTGGTCCCATTCCCGCCCTTCAGTCAACAAGCAAAAGCAGTCCGCTGATGCGATCGTTCGAATACGAACTGAGTTCCGCCCAATCAACCAAAATGTTTGCCGAACAGGCTCTTGGTGGGTTGCACGAACGATATCCCGATGTGATTAAATTGTCGGCCTTTTTCAAACTGGACAGAGATTATCAACCGACGATTCTTGCATCCATGGGTCTGGATGAGGAATCTCTGCAGTTGTTGCGCGAAATAGATCACCGTGAAATTGCTCGCGGCAGTTTTGCCAAATCCAAAAGCGCAGATATAGGACCAATGTTGATCCGCAGACTGGGCTTTGAAGAACTGGCTTCCATCAACGACATCCGTCGTATTATTTATCTACCGGTCAAACATAGAGATTCTGATTTGGCGGCCATTGTCGTTTTTCTGGAAGACGAAGAAGCCATCAATGCCGATCAACTGAGATCGATAGAACGATTCAGAGATCAAATATCGAACTTCTTCCACAAGCTACTCATTCTGGAAGAGGCAGAAGAAGCTGATTGGACCGACCAGCTGACCGGTTTGCGAAACCGTCAGTTCTTCCAGGAGTTGATGGGTCATGTCATCGAGCGTGCGGTGAGAACCGAAAACAAATCATTCTCGTTATTGATGATTTCAGGTGACTTCCTCGATGTGAGCCTGCAACATCACGGTTCAGACGTGCGTGACCGGTGGATGCAGGAGCTAGCACGTATTCTCCGTAACAATATAGACATCAAGGACAGACTCGAGCAATCTATCGAACCTGCTAACTATGTTATTCGCTACCAGGGCGATGAATTTGCCGCAGTGCTGGAAGACTGCAACATGAAGCAGGCTCTGGAGTTAGCTTTGCAGATTCGAGCCTCGGTTGAGTCGACAGATCAGTGGGCCGGTGGCGTCAAAGGACTGACTGTATCAATTGGTTGTTCGACTTATCCTGAAGACGGCACGACATCCGAAGAGATGGTGGCGAAGGCGAGAAATGCCCTCCTCTATCTGAACGAGCAGATGGGACCAAACCAGATTTGCCATATCCAGAAAGTGCCACAAGGATACAAACCGTCCAAGAGAGGCTCCGCATTTAGTGGCGAGTTGGGCGTTCTGGACTGCGCTGGTTTGCTGCAGTCAATTGCAACAAGTCAGAAGACCGGCTTGCTGAGCGTACAAGACGATACCGGCAGACAACTTCTCGTCAGCTGGGAGAAAGGCAGACCACGTCATGCCAAACTCGATAATATCGTCGGCGTGCCGGCGATCATCGAGTTTGTAGTCACATTCGAAAGCGGTACCTTTACTTTTCAGCAGCGCCAGAATTATTCGCTAGACAACGCTGGTGATGACCTGGGAGAGTCGCTGGAACGCATACTGATGGAAGGCGCCCTGGCCGAAGACCATGTCCGAGCCGCCAAGCGATTGATACCAAATATGGAGCTTCTAGTTCGTGCAGTGCCCGGCATTGAGAATGCCTACCGCTGGCTGCGGTTGCAAGAAGATCGTGAAGTTACAAAAGAAGAACTCACATGCATGCGCAACTTGATCAAGTTGGCCGACGGTAGCAGAAGCTTGACTAAAATCTTTCTTGATATGAAAGACAGCCCTTCTTACATTGTCTGGCGTGCTGCTGGCGTTCTCGTAGAAAATCGCCTTTTGCAAGTCAAAAAAGTGTAACTTATAGCATTCGGCGCTACAATAACAGCAGCTCGCTGTATTGACCGAAACTGCATCCTAAACCCTCTGCCAAAGCTGAGTTGCAAGCAGAAGCGTCCGGCAAGTTTCGTCAAGTTAGAGTCTGGAGGAGGTTTTCGATGTCTCGATCTGTCTGGACTGGAATGCTGTCATTCGGGATGGTCAATATTCCCTCATATCTTGTCGCTTCAGATGACACAACTGAGGAAATAGAGCGACACGCACCGAATTTCGACGAGATTCGCGAGAGAAATAAGACCAAACGCGACTTTAAAATTCACCAGTTCACACAACAGCAGCATTTTTTCAAAGACCTAAATGAGCTGAAATCGCTGGCAATCCCTCCAAAGCACGTCATGCAGATCCACGGCTTTCTTCCAACTGCAGAGATGGATCCCGCTTGCTATGACAAGTCGTTCATGTTCCTGCCTGAAATTGCCGGAAGCGAACCTCTCGTTTTGCTCATCGATGCGCTTTCGGAAAAGGAGTGTATTGCCATCGGAACCATTTACTTACACAACAAGCCGGCCATGCTTGCTGTGCAGCCACGGCGCGGTTTTCTCTATGCGCATACATTGCTCTATCCGGACCAACTCGATCAACAGGGAAAGCCTCAATATTTAAACAGGACATTGTTTGAAGCTCTTGAGCTATTCGAATCAACGGCGAAGAAGTGCGCTGAAGATGAACATGAACATACGCACTCCACCACCGTTTAATTGGCGTCAGGTCTAATCCGTCCGATTCGATTTTTGCTTGAGCTGGCTGTTCTCAGGTGGACTGCCGGGCGTTTCGTAATGCGGAGTGGTGTGATTCTTCCACAGCATATTTCCAAGCACGCAAATCATGGAAAATATTATGATGCGTCTTATTATTCGAAATAGTTTTGGAGTTTGATCCATAATCGTAATGTCTACTTTAAGTTACGAGAGATTTGTAAAGCCATTAAATGTGACTGGCTAAGCAGATAAACCTGATATCGTTTTAAATCTATAAAAACCTTCCGGAGCCAGGATGATTATGTCCCAGCAGACAGACAGAGGCGTCAACAGTACCACAAAACGATTGCACAATATGCGTTTCGGTACGACCGTTAAAAGCGACGGTACGGTCCTTTTCAGGCTCTGGGCGCCAAGTTGCAGCCGGATTCAGCTGTTGCTTTTCAACAACATTGACGACGACAACGACAACAAAAACCGTAACAACAACAACAACAACAACAACAACAACAATGATGAAACGATGACGCCTATGGAAGCGATGGGAGACGGCTGGTTTAGCGCAACGGTGGCGGCAAAACCTGGCATGCTCTACAAATTCGTTACCGGAGATGGTCTGGCAGTACCAGATCCAGCCTCCAGGTACCAACCAGAGGATGTGCACGGACGCAGTCAGATTATCGATCCGACTTCTTTCAAATGGACAGATACGGACTGGAGGGGATTGCCCTGGTCTGAGACTGTTCTGTACGAACTGCACGTCGGCACGTTCACTTCTGAAGGGACTTTCGCAGCATTGTCGGACAAATTGGACTACTTAAAAGAAATTGGTATCACTGCTGTTGAGTTGATGCCGATTGCAGATTTCCCTGGCAGGTTCGGCTGGGGATACGATGGGGTTTTGCCTTATGCACCTGAAAGCAGCTATGGAACGCCAGATCAGTTGAAAATGCTTATTCAGCAGGCACATCACAAGGGTATGCAAGTCTTTCTAGATGTGGTCTATAACCACTTTGGTCCAGAGGGAAACTACCTGCATGCCTATGCCGGAGAATTCTTCACAGACAAGCATAAAACCCCCTGGGGCGCCGCTTTAAATTTCGAGGGACGCAGCGAAGTGCGCGAATTCTTCATCGAAAACGCGCTTTATTGGCTGGAGGAATACAACATAGATGGTCTCAGGCTAGACGCCGTGCACGCCATCAAAGACAACAGTTCCAGACATGTCTTAACCGAATTAGCAAGACGAGTCACTGCTGGTCCCGGAAGAGAACGCGCCAGGCATCTGGTTCTGGAAAACGATGACAACATAGCCAGATTTCTCGAACGAGATAAATCCCGACAGCCGGTGTTATACGCAGCACAGTGGAACGACGACATTCACCATGCCTACCATGTTCTAGCAACAGGCGAAACTGGTGGCTACTATGCGGACTATTTAGGCAACGAAATCGGCAAGGACACGCTTTCTCTCCTCGGTCGAGCTCTGGCTGAAGGGTTTATTTATCAGAACAACGCCTCCGCCTTGAGAGATGGCGAGTTGAGAGGTGAAAAGAGCGCACACCTGCCTCCGACCGCTTTCGTGTCTTTCATTCAAAATCACGATCAAATCGGAAACAGGGCCTTCGGTGATCGTATCGCTTCAATTTCGAACTCGGAGATGTTGATGGCTCTGAACGCAATTCAACTTTTAGCGCCGGCCATTCCACTCATCTTTATGGGAGAGGAATGGGCTGCGACAACGCCTTTTATGTATTTCTGCGATCTTGGTCCTGAGCTGGCGCCACTTGTAACTGAGGGGCGCCGGAACGAATTCGCCAAGTTTCCCGAATTCTCAAATCCAGAAACGCGGCACAAGATTCCAGACCCATGTAGCCCCGAAACATTTGGCAGCTCGAAATTAGTCTGGTCAGATCTGGAACAAACGAACCATCGCTCCCATCTGGAGCTTGTTCAGTCGCTGCTGAAATTGCGAAGGGAAAAGTTGATACCCTTAATAGCCAAAATCACATCCGCGCGAGCCAGCGTAGACCATAACGTTTTGCACGTTGAATGGAATGCAGGGAAAGAAACCGTCCTCGAGTTGTTCGCCAATTTGTCAAAGGATACACAAACTCTCAAACACTCCAGACAGATGGGGAGCACGCGGACAATTCTCTACGAAAGCACAATACACCTCTTAACACATCTGGTGAATGGCTCTATGCCACCTTATTCAGTGCTGTGGCTAATGGATAATCAAGGAGATCTCAATTGAGAACCGCTACGAAAACAGTATCACCTGCGAAACGCAAGCAGTGGGGTCTTCATGTTCGTGTGGCATCTATTCGCTCCAAACGCAACTGGGGAATTGGCGATTTCACTGATTTGAAGAACATTGCAAATTATGCAAACAGCAAGAATGCACATGTGCTTTCGATCGAACCGTTACAGCCTGTATACGCTGCCGAAGACTGGAATGGCGTCCTTTTCGCCTCACGCTCTTTTATAAGCCCCGCATATATCGATATAGAATTAGTAGCTGATTACGCGGAATCTGATGAAATTCACCGCCAAGTTCTGGCACCAAATTTCCAGTCCACGCTTGCCGCGCTGAGATCGGAGCCTCTGGTCAATCTAAGCGAAGTCCTGGCCTGCAAAACGTTCGTTTTGCAATCATGCTATCAGCATTTTAGAGAATGCCACATAAGCAAGAATTCGCAGAGATCTTCCGAATTTCGAGCATTCCAAAAGGAAAATGGGGACGCGCTTCGAGAATTTGCGTTATTTGAGGCACTGAAAGAAAAACTGGAATCCAGCACAGTCAACAAAAATCAAGGTTGGCGGGCCTGGCCGACAGCCTATCAGGGTCTTGATGCCGAAGGAACAGTAGAATTTTCACAGTCGAACCTGGAGAGAATTGAATTTTTCGAATATCTGCAATGGATTGCCCAGCAGCAGCTCCGTGCAGTAATTGAGTTCTGTCTGAACAAGCAGAACTTCTCCACACTGGTCATCCAGCAGCCAGATCGCATCGATGCCTCCGGGCCGGATTCATGGATCAGTCAATCCGGCGGCAGTGTGAAAGCCATTCCGTTGACAATCGATCACTCGATCAAGGGTAAAACTGATGATGATAACGATTTCGATGATCGCTCTGATCATGACGATTGCAGTGCTCGTGATGATGACGATTGCGGTGCTCGTGATGATGACGATTGCGGTGCTCGTGAAAAAGACGATACTGATGATCGGGATGAGGAGAAGGACGATGATGCTGATGAGACTGTACGTATCGTCTCGGATCACGAGAATCTGGGCACACTCAAGTCTGAGAGAGCGCGGATTATTTTTCTGCCTTTAATCAATTTTTTGCATGACAGAGGTGATCTTGCTCCACCCGATTGGCGCACCAAGCTTAATCAGGACCTCGAGAATCTGCTAGATGAACCGAACCTGGAGAGAATCATGCGAGATTTGAATAAATCTCGTCCACGGATATCGACCCAGCCCTCAACTGACGATCATTTAAATGCACTCCAGCAATTACCGCGGGCTACTTACCGATTTCAATTCAATAAAGAGTTTACTTTCAAGGACGCAGCAAAGCTCATACCCTACTTGTCCAAGTTAGGCATAAGTCACTGCTATGCGTCGCCGTTCTTGAAAGCACGCCCTGGCAGTATGCATGGATACGACATTATCGACCACAAACAGATTAATCCCGAAATCGGCACCGCTGATGATCTCAACAACCTGGTAAACAAGCTCCACGAACATGGTCTGGGTTTGATACTGGATATAGTGCCGAACCACATGGGCATAGGGCAAGTCAATCACTGGTGGATGGACGTACTCGAGAACGGACCAGCTTCTGTGTATGTCGACTATTTCGATATAGACTGGGCACCCGTCAAGCCTGAACTTTACGGTAAAGTCACTCTGCCTGTTCTCGGAGAATCCTACGGCGCAGTACTGAAAAGTGGACAATTCAAACTGCAATTCACAGAGTCGACGGGTTCACTGGCAATCAAGTATTACGAAAACGAGTTTCCCGTCAATCCGGCCACATACCCACAAGTTTTGGGCTTGAGGCTTGACGTTCTGAAAGAGCGACTGGGCAAGAATAACCTTCATGTAATGGAATATGAAAGCATCATCACTGCACTGGCGGCGTTGCCATCACATATGGAGCGCAGCCACTTCAGCGATCGCGTCAGGGAACGGCAAGTCCAGCTCAAGCGGCTTACCAACTTGTGCAAAGACAATCCCGAAATAACAAACTTCATCCAACAAAATTTAACCGAGTTCGAAGTTAGACATGACGACAAACAGTCTTTCGATCGTATGCACAAGTTACTTGAGGCACAAGCATACAGACTCGTCTTCTGGCGCGTCGCATCCGATGAAATAAACTATCGAAGGTTTTTCGATATTAACGAACTGGCAGCAGTAAGAACAGAAGATCCGCGCGTCTTCGCAGAGATGCATGACCTCGTTTTCAATCTTATTGGTGAAGGTAAATTGTCCGGGCTGCGCATCGACCATCCCGATGGACTATTCGATCCAGCCGCCTACTTCATTCAACTGCAGAGCAAAGCAGCAGAGCGACTCAACAAACCAGCACCAATAGAATCAGATTTGACACTCGGGCGAGAATCGCTGCCCATTTACATTGTCGTTGAAAAAATTCTGGCTCCTTTCGAGCACCTCGAGGAAGATTGGGCGGTGCATGGAACAGTTGGCTATGAATTTCTAAACAGCCTCGTTAACGTGTTTGTTTCAATCGAAAATGAGCACGCACTCGAGTCAACGTACGAAGCCTTCATCGGTCGAGTAGTGGACTACGAAACCGAAAAAAGAGCTTGCAAAGGTTTAATACTGGATACAGTGTTGGCCAGCGAACTTCATGTACTCGCACACAGACTCAGTCAAATTGCCGAGATTAGTTGGGAATACAGAGACTTCACGCAAAACTCATTGCGTAAAGCACTACGGCACATCGTCTCGAACTTTCCCGTCTATCGGACCTACGTAACACCACGCAAAGTCGACAAAACAGCCAAGCAATACATCGACTGGGCGGTGCGTTTGGCAAAACGTTTCGGCTCAGCTGTTACTCCGGAAGTCTATGATTTTGTTCGCAACGTGCTGTGCCTCGAAGCAGCAGAATTACCGGCAGAGAATGACGAACCTGCGTTGCAATTTCTGCAAGCCATGCAAACAATAGCTATGAAATTCCAACAGTTTACCGGTCCAGTTATGGCAAAAAGCGTTGAGGACACCCTCTTTTACCGCTTCAACAGATTTGTCTGTCTTAACGAAGTTGGTGGCGAGCCGGACAGATTCGGAATAACAGTGGCAAGTTTTCACCATCAGAATTTGCAACGTCAGTTGCGCCGCCCCTATGAGATGCTGGCTTCGTCCACACATGACACCAAACGATCGGAAGATGTGCGAGCACGCCTGGCTGTATTGTCGGAATTGCCTAAGCTGTGGGAGCAAAAGACATCACAGTGGTCGCGCATGAATCGCAGTCGTAAAACTGTCATTGATGATGAGCAAATGCCTGATGCCAATGACGAATACTTGATCTATCAAACCCTTGTCGGGGCATGTCCGGCTGGCGTTACAGGAACTGATTGGGTCGAGCCTTTTAAAAAACGAGTAACAGAGTACATCTTAAAAGCGGCTCGTGAGTCCAAATCTCACACAAGCTGGGTTAACAAGAACGCTGAGTACGAAAATGCGCTGACCTTATTCCTCGATAAAATCCTGGCTATATCGGCGACAAATCCCTTCCTGGATGATTTCATACAATTCCATAAGGCTCTTTGTCCGCTTGGTCTGATCAACAGCCTGGCGCAGGCGACATTGAAGTTTACATCGCCAGGTGTACCCGACATTTATCAGGGCAATGAGATTTTCGATTTCAGCCTCGTAGATCCAGACAACCGCCGACCTGTAGATTTTGGTGAACGCGCACACATGCTAAATCGCGTAAGCAAGCACATTGAAGTTGGGACGCTCGCGTCAGATCAAGCCATTGGCAAACAGGCAGAATTTCTGAAAAGCGTCCTGGATGAATTTGAAGACGGCAGTTGCAAACTTCTAGTGGTAGCAACTTCAATGGCGATTCGCAAACGCTTCTCAAATATCTACACCAGAGGACGCTACATTCCTCTGGATGTCAGTGGTTCAGCAGCGCAACACGTGATTGCCTTCGCAAGAGAACTGGATGGCAACTGGTCGATTACTGTGGTGCCGAGACTCGTATCAACTCTTCTGAAAGCAGACTGCTCTAGCAGACTGGAGGAGAGAACAGTCTTTGACATACTGTCGTGCGCTAGTGTTAGTGATGCCGGGTCCAAAAGTAGTGCAAATGATAGTGTAAGTGGCGTTACCAATAAAGGTACTAATGGCGGTCCCAATAGTGGTCCCAATAGCGGTCCCAATAGTGGTCCCAATAGCGGTCCCAATAGCGGTCCCAATAGTGGTCCCAATAGTGGTCCCAATAGTGGTCCCAATAGCGGTACTAATGGCGGTACTAATGGCGGTACTAATGGCGAGAATCTATGGGGAGACACAAAGATCTTCCTACCATCTGAGTTGGCCGAACACAAGCTTGTAAATTGCTTCAGCATGCAAATCTTAAACAACGCCGACAATGTTCTGAGATTATCGGATATCTTTAAACGCTTCCCAGTTGCGATAATATCATCCACCACTTAGTTGTTTAACAGGTAGCCAAGATCTATGCAAGTATCAGAAGGAAAGCCCTATCCACTCGGTGCAACATGGGATGGACTGGGGGTTAACTTTGCTATCTTCTCCGAAAATGCGACGAAGGTCGAATTGTGTTTGTTCGATTCTCAGGACGCGACACAAGAGTCCCATAGAATCACGCTACCGGAATACAACGCCCACGTCTGGCACGGATTTATTCGCGACATCCGACCGGGGCAGCTCTACGGATACAGAGTCTATGGACCCTATGAACCTGAAAAAGGAATGCGCTTCAATCCCAACAAGGTACTGGTCGATCCCTACGCTAAATCGGTGCCTCGCTCGGTAACGTGGGACGACTCTCTATTCGGTTACACAATCGGCAGCAAAGAAGAAGATCTTTCAATGGACAAGCGCGACAGCGCGCGCTTCGCACCATTGGCAGCAGTTATCGATCCATCCTTCATCTGGGGAGAGGACAAGCTGCCGCAGACACCCTGGAACAAAACAATTATCTATGAAGCACATGTCAAAGGTTTGACGATGCTGAATAAACAGGTTCCCGAAGAATTGCGGGGAACCTATGCGGGAGTAGCCAGTGCGCCTGTAATTGAGCACCTGACGAATCTTGGTGTCACCGCAATTGAACTCATGCCTGTGCACCACCGCACAAACAACCGCAATTTCATCGATCGAGGTTTAACTGATTACTGGGGCTACAACACCCTCTCATTCTTCGCACCTGACACGCGTTTCTCTTCTATGAAGGGACCAAATGAAAATGTGCAGGAGTTCAAAATGATGGTTCGAGCGCTTCACGCCGCCGGCATAGAAGTGATTCTCGACGTTGTCTACAACCACACAGTCGAAGGTAATCACATGGGTCCGACGCTATCGTTTCGAGGCGTGGACAACTTCTCGTACTATCGCACCGTGGACAAAGACAATCGATATTACATGGACTACACCGGCTGCGGTAATACACTGAATATGGTGCACCCTCGTGTAATTCAATTGATTATGGATTCGCTACGCTACTGGATTCAAGAGATGCACGTTGATGGTTTTAGATTCGACCTTGCCA from Candidatus Melainabacteria bacterium encodes the following:
- the treY gene encoding malto-oligosyltrehalose synthase is translated as MRTATKTVSPAKRKQWGLHVRVASIRSKRNWGIGDFTDLKNIANYANSKNAHVLSIEPLQPVYAAEDWNGVLFASRSFISPAYIDIELVADYAESDEIHRQVLAPNFQSTLAALRSEPLVNLSEVLACKTFVLQSCYQHFRECHISKNSQRSSEFRAFQKENGDALREFALFEALKEKLESSTVNKNQGWRAWPTAYQGLDAEGTVEFSQSNLERIEFFEYLQWIAQQQLRAVIEFCLNKQNFSTLVIQQPDRIDASGPDSWISQSGGSVKAIPLTIDHSIKGKTDDDNDFDDRSDHDDCSARDDDDCGARDDDDCGAREKDDTDDRDEEKDDDADETVRIVSDHENLGTLKSERARIIFLPLINFLHDRGDLAPPDWRTKLNQDLENLLDEPNLERIMRDLNKSRPRISTQPSTDDHLNALQQLPRATYRFQFNKEFTFKDAAKLIPYLSKLGISHCYASPFLKARPGSMHGYDIIDHKQINPEIGTADDLNNLVNKLHEHGLGLILDIVPNHMGIGQVNHWWMDVLENGPASVYVDYFDIDWAPVKPELYGKVTLPVLGESYGAVLKSGQFKLQFTESTGSLAIKYYENEFPVNPATYPQVLGLRLDVLKERLGKNNLHVMEYESIITALAALPSHMERSHFSDRVRERQVQLKRLTNLCKDNPEITNFIQQNLTEFEVRHDDKQSFDRMHKLLEAQAYRLVFWRVASDEINYRRFFDINELAAVRTEDPRVFAEMHDLVFNLIGEGKLSGLRIDHPDGLFDPAAYFIQLQSKAAERLNKPAPIESDLTLGRESLPIYIVVEKILAPFEHLEEDWAVHGTVGYEFLNSLVNVFVSIENEHALESTYEAFIGRVVDYETEKRACKGLILDTVLASELHVLAHRLSQIAEISWEYRDFTQNSLRKALRHIVSNFPVYRTYVTPRKVDKTAKQYIDWAVRLAKRFGSAVTPEVYDFVRNVLCLEAAELPAENDEPALQFLQAMQTIAMKFQQFTGPVMAKSVEDTLFYRFNRFVCLNEVGGEPDRFGITVASFHHQNLQRQLRRPYEMLASSTHDTKRSEDVRARLAVLSELPKLWEQKTSQWSRMNRSRKTVIDDEQMPDANDEYLIYQTLVGACPAGVTGTDWVEPFKKRVTEYILKAARESKSHTSWVNKNAEYENALTLFLDKILAISATNPFLDDFIQFHKALCPLGLINSLAQATLKFTSPGVPDIYQGNEIFDFSLVDPDNRRPVDFGERAHMLNRVSKHIEVGTLASDQAIGKQAEFLKSVLDEFEDGSCKLLVVATSMAIRKRFSNIYTRGRYIPLDVSGSAAQHVIAFARELDGNWSITVVPRLVSTLLKADCSSRLEERTVFDILSCASVSDAGSKSSANDSVSGVTNKGTNGGPNSGPNSGPNSGPNSGPNSGPNSGPNSGPNSGPNSGTNGGTNGGTNGENLWGDTKIFLPSELAEHKLVNCFSMQILNNADNVLRLSDIFKRFPVAIISSTT